The Ischnura elegans chromosome 1, ioIscEleg1.1, whole genome shotgun sequence genome contains a region encoding:
- the LOC124172514 gene encoding uncharacterized protein LOC124172514 isoform X1, whose product MSRGSCKVRLENVESYWQKIKDCHEQMTESESFDTNHEYCTSDFFDYAEEIYLQRKGEFEEFLICLETGSSTREIDRENNPSRSVCDQQVRLPIAELPKFSGDFRDWETFRDLMRSIIVDRNDISDVTKLQYLKGALSGEAADLIRTISVTEQNFMLAWQSLKDYYENTRRSISAHLASLLDLKPMKNESASELRRIHAGAINLLLALEALQRPVGHWDDLIVIITERRLDPQTRRAWEIKLEESTTPPDYEMLKNFLKTKIMSLDNIESCKLEPSSLSHSPGARNRVPFRRKVLHDRRGFPITENCHITGRTLSREPLCVLCNRNHWLAYCEMFRAKTTEQRKTFVESKELCLNCLGNHVLRNCLSKKRCQICHKRHHTLIHIQLNNSGLTDGGEKRDGENSSKPSSLLDASTSANVHLNNEVRSKSDFVLLSTVWVNVQGPGGKVVPARALLDQCAQSSFITESLCQRLKLHKQSISVTVSGLGGKQHVACRAASSITIKPRFPSSFSCKTEVLVVPRVTSYTPGTRYGVNDWSHLKDLVLADPNFAQNAPIELLLGAAVHARVVEGDIIKGKPNQPIATATALGWIISGETNFDYSQSTPTPTVLHSSEMSVDSLLQRFWLQEEINAYTGGASRSSFKLLIRIVHRSVPKVCGTTWTLFSTAK is encoded by the exons ATGAGCCGAGGCTCGTGTAAAGTGCGCTTGGAGAATGTCGAGAGctattggcaaaaaataaaagattgtcATGAACAAATGACTGAAAGTGAAAGTTTCGATACCAATCATGAGTATTGCACTTCAGACTTTTTTGACTATGCCGAGGAAATTTATCTCCAGCGAAAGGGAGAATTTGAAGAATTTCTTATCTGTCTGGAGACGGGTTCCAGTACTCGTGAAATAGATCGGGAAAATAATCCTTCACGTTCAGTGTGTGATCAACAAGTGAGATTGCCTATTGCAGAATTGCCAAAATTTTCTGGTGATTTCCGAGATTGGGAAACATTCCGGGACTTAATGAGATCAATAATTGTGGATCGCAATGATATTTCGGACGTTACAAAGTTGCAGTACTTAAAAGGTGCTCTATCTGGTGAAGCTGCAGATTTGATTCGTACTATTTCAGTGACAGAACAAAATTTCATGCTTGCTTGGCAGTCATTGAAAGATTATTATGAAAATACAAGAAGATCGATCAGTGCCCATCTCGCATCCTTATTAGATCTAAAGCCAATGAAAAATGAATCTGCCTCCGAACTCCGCCGTATTCATGCTGGCGCAATTAATCTTTTGCTAGCGCTTGAGGCTTTGCAACGGCCAGTAGGGCATTGGGATGATTTAATTGTCATAATTACCGAAAGGAGATTAGACCCACAAACACGTCGAGCGTGGGAAATTAAATTAGAGGAGTCAACAACTCCACCTGATTATGAAATGCTAAAAAACTTCCTTAAGACTAAAATCATGAGCTTGGACAATATCGAAAGCTGTAAATTGGAGCCTAGCTCACTTAGTCATTCGCCTGGAGCTCGCAACAGAGTGCCTTTCCGACGGAAGGTATTACATGACAGAAGAGGGTTTCCCATTACCGAGAATTGCCATATAACTGGACGAACATTATCAAGGGAACCGTTATGTGTTTTATGCAATCGTAATCATTGGCTGGCCTATTGTGAAATGTTTAGAGCCAAAACTACTGAGCAGCGCAAAACCTTTGTTGAATCAAAAGAGCTTTGTTTGAATTGCTTAGGTAATCATGTGCTACGCAATTGCCTATCAAAAAAGAGATGCCAAATCTGCCATAAAAGGCATCATACGTTAATACATATTCAGTTAAATAATTCAGGATTAACCGATGGTGGTGAGAAAAGGGATGGTGAAAACTCATCAAAACCTTCCTCTCTACTAGATGCATCTACAAGCGCTAATGTTCATTTGAATAACGAAGTCAGAAGCAAATCTGATTTTGTGTTGCTTTCCACTGTTTGGGTTAACGTACAGGGCCCTGGTGGAAAAGTAGTGCCTGCTCGAGCGCTACTTGATCAGTGTGCTCAATCCAGTTTTATAACTGAATCTTTGTGTCAAAGACTTAAATTacataaacaatcaatttcagtGACAGTTAGTGGACTTGGAGGAAAGCAACATGTGGCATGCAGAGCTGCTTCCAGCATTACAATAAAGCCGAGGTTTCCATCATCGTTCAGCTGCAAAACTGAGGTGTTGGTGGTGCCCCGAGTAACTTCCTATACACCAGGCACTCGATACGGGGTCAACGATTGGTCTCACTTGAAGGACTTGGTGTTAGCGGATCCTAACTTCGCTCAGAATGCACCAATCGAGTTACTTCTCGGAGCAGCCGTGCATGCTAgagtggtggaaggagatatcatcaaaggaaagccGAATCAACCCATTGCTACAGCCACGGCCTTGGGTTGGATCATTTCTGGTGAGACAAACTTTGACTATTCCCAGTCCACGCCAACACCCACAGTACTTCATAGTTCCGAAATGTCGGTGGACTCCCTGCTTCAGCGTTTTTGGCTACAGGAAGAGATTAATGCT TACACGGGCGGTGCATCTAGAAGCAGTTTCAAGTTACTCATCAGAATCGTTCATCGCAGCGTTCCGAAGGTTTGTGGGACGACGTGGACATTGTTCTCTACTGCTAAGTGA
- the LOC124172514 gene encoding uncharacterized protein LOC124172514 isoform X2 codes for MSRGSCKVRLENVESYWQKIKDCHEQMTESESFDTNHEYCTSDFFDYAEEIYLQRKGEFEEFLICLETGSSTREIDRENNPSRSVCDQQVRLPIAELPKFSGDFRDWETFRDLMRSIIVDRNDISDVTKLQYLKGALSGEAADLIRTISVTEQNFMLAWQSLKDYYENTRRSISAHLASLLDLKPMKNESASELRRIHAGAINLLLALEALQRPVGHWDDLIVIITERRLDPQTRRAWEIKLEESTTPPDYEMLKNFLKTKIMSLDNIESCKLEPSSLSHSPGARNRVPFRRKVLHDRRGFPITENCHITGRTLSREPLCVLCNRNHWLAYCEMFRAKTTEQRKTFVESKELCLNCLGNHVLRNCLSKKRCQICHKRHHTLIHIQLNNSGLTDGGEKRDGENSSKPSSLLDASTSANVHLNNEVRSKSDFVLLSTVWVNVQGPGGKVVPARALLDQCAQSSFITESLCQRLKLHKQSISVTVSGLGGKQHVACRAASSITIKPRFPSSFSCKTEVLVVPRVTSYTPGTRYGVNDWSHLKDLVLADPNFAQNAPIELLLGAAVHARVVEGDIIKGKPNQPIATATALGWIISGETNFDYSQSTPTPTVLHSSEMSVDSLLQRFWLQEEINASLH; via the exons ATGAGCCGAGGCTCGTGTAAAGTGCGCTTGGAGAATGTCGAGAGctattggcaaaaaataaaagattgtcATGAACAAATGACTGAAAGTGAAAGTTTCGATACCAATCATGAGTATTGCACTTCAGACTTTTTTGACTATGCCGAGGAAATTTATCTCCAGCGAAAGGGAGAATTTGAAGAATTTCTTATCTGTCTGGAGACGGGTTCCAGTACTCGTGAAATAGATCGGGAAAATAATCCTTCACGTTCAGTGTGTGATCAACAAGTGAGATTGCCTATTGCAGAATTGCCAAAATTTTCTGGTGATTTCCGAGATTGGGAAACATTCCGGGACTTAATGAGATCAATAATTGTGGATCGCAATGATATTTCGGACGTTACAAAGTTGCAGTACTTAAAAGGTGCTCTATCTGGTGAAGCTGCAGATTTGATTCGTACTATTTCAGTGACAGAACAAAATTTCATGCTTGCTTGGCAGTCATTGAAAGATTATTATGAAAATACAAGAAGATCGATCAGTGCCCATCTCGCATCCTTATTAGATCTAAAGCCAATGAAAAATGAATCTGCCTCCGAACTCCGCCGTATTCATGCTGGCGCAATTAATCTTTTGCTAGCGCTTGAGGCTTTGCAACGGCCAGTAGGGCATTGGGATGATTTAATTGTCATAATTACCGAAAGGAGATTAGACCCACAAACACGTCGAGCGTGGGAAATTAAATTAGAGGAGTCAACAACTCCACCTGATTATGAAATGCTAAAAAACTTCCTTAAGACTAAAATCATGAGCTTGGACAATATCGAAAGCTGTAAATTGGAGCCTAGCTCACTTAGTCATTCGCCTGGAGCTCGCAACAGAGTGCCTTTCCGACGGAAGGTATTACATGACAGAAGAGGGTTTCCCATTACCGAGAATTGCCATATAACTGGACGAACATTATCAAGGGAACCGTTATGTGTTTTATGCAATCGTAATCATTGGCTGGCCTATTGTGAAATGTTTAGAGCCAAAACTACTGAGCAGCGCAAAACCTTTGTTGAATCAAAAGAGCTTTGTTTGAATTGCTTAGGTAATCATGTGCTACGCAATTGCCTATCAAAAAAGAGATGCCAAATCTGCCATAAAAGGCATCATACGTTAATACATATTCAGTTAAATAATTCAGGATTAACCGATGGTGGTGAGAAAAGGGATGGTGAAAACTCATCAAAACCTTCCTCTCTACTAGATGCATCTACAAGCGCTAATGTTCATTTGAATAACGAAGTCAGAAGCAAATCTGATTTTGTGTTGCTTTCCACTGTTTGGGTTAACGTACAGGGCCCTGGTGGAAAAGTAGTGCCTGCTCGAGCGCTACTTGATCAGTGTGCTCAATCCAGTTTTATAACTGAATCTTTGTGTCAAAGACTTAAATTacataaacaatcaatttcagtGACAGTTAGTGGACTTGGAGGAAAGCAACATGTGGCATGCAGAGCTGCTTCCAGCATTACAATAAAGCCGAGGTTTCCATCATCGTTCAGCTGCAAAACTGAGGTGTTGGTGGTGCCCCGAGTAACTTCCTATACACCAGGCACTCGATACGGGGTCAACGATTGGTCTCACTTGAAGGACTTGGTGTTAGCGGATCCTAACTTCGCTCAGAATGCACCAATCGAGTTACTTCTCGGAGCAGCCGTGCATGCTAgagtggtggaaggagatatcatcaaaggaaagccGAATCAACCCATTGCTACAGCCACGGCCTTGGGTTGGATCATTTCTGGTGAGACAAACTTTGACTATTCCCAGTCCACGCCAACACCCACAGTACTTCATAGTTCCGAAATGTCGGTGGACTCCCTGCTTCAGCGTTTTTGGCTACAGGAAGAGATTAATGCT AGCCTTCACTAA
- the LOC124172514 gene encoding uncharacterized protein LOC124172514 isoform X3, whose translation MHQSSYFSEQPCMLEWWKEISSKESRINPLLQPRPWVGSFLVRQTLTIPSPRQHPQYFIVPKCRWTPCFSVFGYRKRLMLTRAVHLEAVSSYSSESFIAAFRRFVGRRGHCSLLLSDRGTNFIGANQELKRMFQRSSDYNRTIAEALASTGTEWRFNPPAAPHFGGIWEAAVKSTKHHIRRVIGDTKLTFEELSTLLCQVEACLNSRPLIPLTDDPTDNKALTPAHFLIHSASFIIPEPSLIDEIIPVLKRWKIVQQMLQHFWQRWSREYLQSLQQRQKWTHRTSQINIGDLVILRCENTPPAQWPLARIIHVYPGDDGLVRVVKVKFNNSVMIRPLSKLIILNNVSNQSSQ comes from the exons ATGCACCAATCGAGTTACTTCTCGGAGCAGCCGTGCATGCTAgagtggtggaaggagatatcatcaaaggaaagccGAATCAACCCATTGCTACAGCCACGGCCTTGGGTTGGATCATTTCTGGTGAGACAAACTTTGACTATTCCCAGTCCACGCCAACACCCACAGTACTTCATAGTTCCGAAATGTCGGTGGACTCCCTGCTTCAGCGTTTTTGGCTACAGGAAGAGATTAATGCT TACACGGGCGGTGCATCTAGAAGCAGTTTCAAGTTACTCATCAGAATCGTTCATCGCAGCGTTCCGAAGGTTTGTGGGACGACGTGGACATTGTTCTCTACTGCTAAGTGATAGGGGTACCAATTTTATTGGTGCTAACCAGGAGCTCAAGAGGATGTTCCAGAGGTCATCTGACTACAACCGCACCATTGCAGAGGCTTTGGCGTCTACCGGGACGGAGTGGCGCTTCAACCCTCCTGCGGCTCCTCACTTCGGTGGAATTTGGGAGGCAGCCGTCAAATCCACTAAACATCACATCAGACGGGTCATCGGAGATACAAAGCTGACCTTCGAGGAGCTTTCCACATTACTCTGTCAAGTTGAAGCCTGTTTAAATTCCCGCCCCCTTATTCCCCTAACAGATGATCCTACTGATAACAAAGCTTTAACTCCTGCACATTTTCTAATTCATTCTGCATCTTTTATCATTCCAGAGCCTTCACTAATCGATGAAATTATACCTGTTTTAAAACGCTGGAAAATAGTTCAACAGATGCTCCAGCATTTCTGGCAAAGGTGGTCAAGGGAGTACCTGCAATCGCTCCAGCAGCGACAGAAATGGACTCACCGGACATCACAAATCAACATTGGTGACCTGGTGATTCTTCGTTGTGAGAACACTCCTCCAGCGCAATGGCCTCTTGCTAGGATAATACATGTGTACCCTGGTGATGATGGACTAGTGAGggtagtgaaagtgaaattcaatAATTCAGTAATGATAAGACCGCTGTCAAAACTCATAATCTTGAATAATGTTTCTAATCAATCATCGCAGTGA